A stretch of Kwoniella dendrophila CBS 6074 chromosome 2, complete sequence DNA encodes these proteins:
- a CDS encoding ribosomal protein S12 → MNPSRTFLALTASFSRLAVRPQIPLASSSKLVLPSKPIIGRELRQFSSSSRSEATIQQVLRGARKSSKRKSTVPLLDNCFQKKAVCAKVYTTKPRKPNSAVRKVARVKLSNGSMTTAYIPGEGHNLQEHSVVLVRGGGAKDLPGVRYKIIRGALDLNGVAGRISARSKFGVKKPKKS, encoded by the exons ATGAATCCCTCAAGAACTTTTCTCGCTCTCACCGCTTCTTTTTCAAGATTAGCTGTTAGACCTCAAATACCactagcttcatcttcaaaattgGTTTTACCATCCAAACCTATAATAGGTAGAGAACTGAGacaattttcatcatcttctagAAGTGAGGCTACCATTCAGCAGG TATTGAGAGGAGCGAGAAAATCGTCAAAGCGTAAATCAACTGTACCATTATTAGATAATTGTTTTCAAAAAAAAGCAGTCTGTGCAAAAGTATATACGACAAAACCAAGAAAACCAAATTCTGCTGTAAGAAAAGTTGCAAGAGTTAAATTAAGTAACGGATCAATGACTACTGCTTATATACCTGGCGAAGGTCATAATTTACAAGAACATTCTGTTGTTTTAGTTAGAGGTGGCGGTGCAAAGGATTTACCTGGTGTAAGA TATAAGATCATTCGAGGTGCTTTAGATTTGAATGGTGTAGCAGGTAGAATTTCAGCTAGATCGAAATTCGGTG TCAAGAAACCTAAGAAATCATAG